The genomic interval CCGGACTTCGCGCTGGTAAAATTCAAGAAACTCGCCGGCGGCGGCTACTTCAAGATCATCAACCGCGCGGTCCCCGAGGCGCTGCGCGCGCTCGGCTATCGCGAGAGCGAGATTGCGGAGATCGAGGCCTACGCCGTCGGCCACGGCTCGCTGGCGAACGCCCCCGGCATCAACGTCTCGACGCTGAAGACCAAGGGCTTTACCGATGAAGCGATCGCCAAGGTCGAAAAGGCCCTGCCGACCGCCTTCGACATCAAGTTCGCCTTCAACAAGTGGACTTTTGGCGAAGACTTCATCCGCGACCAGCTCGGCATCGGCGCCGAGGCGATCGCGGCCCCCGGCTTCGACCTGCTCCAGGCCGTCGGCTTCACCAAGCGCGAGATCGAGGCGGCCAACGTCCACATCTGCGGCGCGATGACGGTGGAGGGAGCTCCCCACCTCAAGGCAGAACATTACGCGGTGTTCGACTGCGCCAACCCCTGCGGCAAGATCGGCAAGCGCTATCTGTCGGTCGAAAGCCACATCCGCATGATGGCCGCGGCGCAGCCCTTCATCTCGGGCGCGATCTCCAAGACCATCAACATGCCGAACGACGCCACGGTGGAGGACTGCAAGTCCGCCTACATGCTGTCGTGGAAGCTCGCGCTCAAGGCCAACGCGCTCTATCGCGACGGCTCGAAGCTCTCCCAGCCGCTCAACTCGCAGCTCATCTCTGACGATGAGGACGAGGATGATGCGGTCGAGGCGCTCTACGAGAAGCCGATGGCGGCGCGTGCGGCGCAGATCTCCGAGAAGGTGGTCGAAAAGCTCGTCGAGCGCATCATCGTCATGCGCGAGCGCGAGAAGATGCCGGACCGTCGCAAGGGCTACACCCAGAAGGCGGTCGTCGGTGGACATAAAGTCTATCTCCGCACCGGCGAGTATGACGATGGCCGTCTCGGCGAGATCTTCATCGACATGCACAAGGAAGGCGCGGCGCTCCGCTCCTTCATCAACAACTTCGCCATCGCCGTGTCGCTCGGCCTGCAATACGGCGTGCCGCTCGACGAATATGTCGACGCCTTCACCTTCACCCGCTTCGAGCCGGCGGGCCCCGTGCAGGGCAACGACAGCATCAAGTACGCGACCTCGATCCTGGACTACGTCTTCCGCGAGCTCGCGGTGTCGTATTTGTCCCGCTTCGACCTCGCCCATGTCGATCCCAACGAGACGGGCTTCGACGCACTCGGCAAGGGCGTCGAGGAAGGCAAGGAGCCGGACGAGGACCGCGGCCACCACGCGACCAAACTCGTGTCGCGCGGCCTCACCCGCTCCCGCACCGACAACCTCGTCGTGATGCGCGGCGGCACGATGCCGGCGAGCGACGGCGGCGGCAGCAAGGTCACGGCGCTGGCCTCGCACGGCACCTCGGCCCGTGCCGGTGACGCCGTCGAAGGCGCCGTCGCGCTGAAGCAGGAAGCCCAGCACGACCTCTCGCCCACCGAGAAGCTCGAGCAGCTTCAGTGGAGCAAGGCCGGCACCGCCGCGCAAACGGTCGTCCCCACCAAGGCCGAACGCCGCGCGGAAGCAAAGGCCAAGGGCTACGAAGGCGAGATGTGCTCGGAGTGCGGCAACTTCACCCTGGTGCGGAACGGCACGTGCATGAAGTGCGATACGTGCGGCAGCACGACGGGGTGTTCGTGAGGCGGTAGCGCGCGACGATCGTTGGGACCGGGCGAGACCCAGGCATCTACAAAGGGCGGCCGAAAGGCCGCCTTTCCCTTAGACACGGCCCCCCGAAAACCGTGCGACGGCGCATACTCGCCTAAAGAGGACAGGATAGTATGTATTTCTCTAGCGGCTTAATCCTGAACAGCGGCCCGATAGCAAGTCTGCAGCTCACCCCATCCTTCACTGACGATGGGCTACCTAAACCGCTCGTCCTTGTGGGCACAAACGGCTCGGGAAAAACCGGAGCATTGTCGACTATTGCTGATGCACTAGCCGAAATCGCGGCTCAGTACTTCATCAATGCACTTCCGGCGCACGGAGCTGGTCACAAATACTTTCGGATGCTCGGCGGAAGAAGTCTGCGAATTAACCAGTCGTTTGAACTTAGCGCGCTGAAGTTTGTCCATGGCAATACCGATTTCCTCATTAGGGCAAAATCGGGCTCCGTTCCATCCGATGCGATTCCTCGAAGCTTCACTCAGTTCGATCCTCTGGCTGGACTAGCAGGTGGAGGTAGCGAGAAGGTCTTCTCCGGCGATACCGGAAAGCTTCATGAAATCTTCGCTGGAGGCGCATATGCGTTCTTTCCTTCGAGCCGCTATGAAATTCCACACTGGGCTAATACTCAAGTTCTTGAACGCAATCCCGAGTGGGATTTCACCCCAAGCGTGTCCGACCGTCTCGAAAACCCGATTATCGTTGAATCTTCCTTTCAAGAGCTCAAGTCTTGGCTCTTAGATGTCGTCTCCGCACGCACGATTGATTTTCATCATGTACTCGCCGCGACCGACCTCGACTTACTCAAGAGATCCTACCGTGGAGGTCACTACATAAATGTATCAAACAGTCTTGGTTTGGATGAGATATTCTCGACGATACTTGGACGAAGGGTGCGAATTGCGCGGCTAATGGGAGGTAGCAAGGACCGAAGAGTGTGCATAGCTGAGGGCAATGAAATTGTGCTGAATTCCATTGACCACCTATCAGCAGGACAATCTTCTCTTCTTTCCATATTTGGCACCGTGGCGAGGTACGGCAATGTTCCTCGGTTACCTTTGGACCAACTACAAGGATTGGTTTTAGTCGACGAGATCGATGATCATCTGCATGCGGACTTACAGCACGACGCGCTCCCTAAGCTGATGAAATTGTTTCCCCGCATACAGTTTATTGTGAGTTCTCATGCTCCACTCTTCTTACTCGGAATGCAGAAAGCCTTCGGTGAAGATGGATTCTCAATTGTTGATTTGCCGTCTGGCCTAACAATTGGGCCTGAACGGTTCTCTGAATTTGAATCTTCGTTGTCCTATTTTCGTGCAACGCTTTCATTCGAGAACCTTCTTCAGGCAAGGATCGGAGCCGCTGGGCCGCCGTTGGTCTTAACAGAAGGGCAAACCGATCCCACATATTTGAAGGCAGCATCCGAGCTCCTGGGCTTCGCCGATCTGACCACCGGTGTCGAATTTGACTGGGTTGGCGCTCCCGATGTCCGAGGCGCCCAGGGTGGCGGAAAGAGCCATCTCGATGATGCTGTTAAATTCCTTGTCAACAATCCGCAATTTCAGATCAGAAAAGTGCTCTTTTTGTACGACCCCGAGACGAGGAAGTCGTCGTTCGACTCTGGAAACTTGCATGTTAGGACCTTGACTCAAATTCCTACAGCGAAGCGAAAGAACGGGATCGAGAACCTTCTGCCCGATCATGTGTTCGAGCCCCGCTTCTTCCAAAATACGGTTATGGGCAAGGGTGACGACAAGGGTCCCGTACCCATGCTGCAGAAAACCCAACTCGCCGAGTATCTCTGCAACGCAAAACGCGATCCCGCGGACTTTTCTGCTTTCCGGGACGCCCTTGAAGTGATCCGAGAGTTATTGCTTCCCGTTCAACAAGAAGCGTAGCCCGTAGCGAACCTGATTGTTCCGGCAACCATCCGGGTCCGATGAAGGTGCTGGCGCGATCACACTACGGGCAGCCACAAACTGCTCAGCACGCGTAGGGTAGATTAGCCGAAGGCGTAATCCACCAATTCGCACAATGCGGCGGCGGGTTACGCTTCGCTAACCCGCCCTACGCGCTCAATTCGGATAGATCGTTGCAGTAATGTCGGACGAAGCCTACACCGTCCTGCCGCGGCGCAAGGCCGCGTAAAGACCGACGAGGGTCCCGATCGCGACGAGCGCTGCCGCGAGCAATAGTTGCAATTCGCCGTCATCGGTGGAGCCTACGGACGACAACAATCTCGTCACCACGACGAACAGGATGCCGACCGAGACCGCGGCACCCAGGCAGAGATGGACGAACTCGCCGGTCAGGTTGCGGTCGAGAAGTCCGAGCGCCGTGAAGTACATCGCGCCGGCGTTGGGGTGAACGAACACGGCGATCCGCGCATAAGGCCCGTAGGCGTCGAGGAGGGATTCGCATTTACTCATCGCGGCTTTCGAGGCTATCAGCTTCAGGAACGGCCTGAAGAACCGGGCCTGTCCATAGCTGAGGACGGCGCCCACGATGATGGCCAGCCATGCCAGGATGAAGACGAACGCATCCGCGGGCTTGGGATTGAGCGCGACGGACATCAGGATCAGAGCGGTTCCTGGAAAATAGCCGAAGTACGGGAAGACCGACTCCAGGAGCACACACACGAATATGAAAACCGGAAACCATGACGAGGCGGCCGCCTCGAGCACGATCGCGTTCATGTCCAGGATATCAGTCTTGTAGAGCAGCAGGTACACGCACATGGCTAGTCCAGCCAGCGCGTAAAACGGCAACGCCCCCGTCAGGAATCGCTTCGTCACTGCCGAACAGCCCGGCAGGCAAGTTTGCGCATGTGCACGGCGATTCCTTCGATGACCCGATCCCGACCCCACGCCAGCCCGCGTGAAGTCCCCCAGCGAGGTTCTACCGCGTCTGAGTTCTACGCGCTAGGCTCGCCAGCTTGCGCCCTGCCATAGTCATCGGATTTGTGCTAAAGTTCTACCGGTTTCCATCGGCGGAAGAGTATCGACCATGACCCCGAAAGAAACTTCTTCCCTCGTCCTCGAGAGAGCGAAGCACGGCGCGCTCATAGATCGGTGTGGCCGGATCTTTTTCTACATTGCCCTTTGGGCTGCAGCTGTATGCTCCGCCTTTCCAATTCCAATTCCAATTCAGTTGCCGTTTTTTCCGCACGATTATTTTGGGGTCGGCGCTTTGATTTTCCCAATCGGGCTATCGCTACTCGCATGGGCTATTTTCGAGTGGCTCAAGTGGCGGATTCTCTAGGCCCCACTCACCGCCTTTTCCAGCAGGGCTACGTTTGTGTAGTGATTGGTTCGTAGGGTGGGTTAGCCCCGTGAATTGCGCGAAGCGCAATTCACTAGGCGTAACCCACCTCTTTTATCTCCGCGTTAACAGAAGTGGTGGGTTACGCCTACGGCTAACCCACCCTACGCACCGCCCTACCCCTGCCTTTGCGCCAGCCAGAACCCGCACAGCACCGTCGCCAGTCCCGCCATCTGGAGTGACGTCGGATGCTCGCCGAGCAGCAGCCAGGCGACGAGCAGCGTAAGCGCCGGCACGCAGGCCGGAAACACCGCGGCGCGGGCGACGCCGAGGCGCTGGACGGAGACGGCGAACAGGTAAAGCGCGGCGGGGCCGGCCAGAATGCCTTGCGCGAGCGCCTGGAGCGCATTCTCGGTGAGCCCAAGTGCAGCGACGCGCGCGAGGCCGCCAGTGACGAGGTAGATCGGCAGCAGCGCGAGCGACAGCACGTTGATGACGATGGCGGCGGAATAGGCCGAGACGTGCCAGCGGCGCAACAGC from Bradyrhizobium arachidis carries:
- a CDS encoding AAA family ATPase, which encodes MYFSSGLILNSGPIASLQLTPSFTDDGLPKPLVLVGTNGSGKTGALSTIADALAEIAAQYFINALPAHGAGHKYFRMLGGRSLRINQSFELSALKFVHGNTDFLIRAKSGSVPSDAIPRSFTQFDPLAGLAGGGSEKVFSGDTGKLHEIFAGGAYAFFPSSRYEIPHWANTQVLERNPEWDFTPSVSDRLENPIIVESSFQELKSWLLDVVSARTIDFHHVLAATDLDLLKRSYRGGHYINVSNSLGLDEIFSTILGRRVRIARLMGGSKDRRVCIAEGNEIVLNSIDHLSAGQSSLLSIFGTVARYGNVPRLPLDQLQGLVLVDEIDDHLHADLQHDALPKLMKLFPRIQFIVSSHAPLFLLGMQKAFGEDGFSIVDLPSGLTIGPERFSEFESSLSYFRATLSFENLLQARIGAAGPPLVLTEGQTDPTYLKAASELLGFADLTTGVEFDWVGAPDVRGAQGGGKSHLDDAVKFLVNNPQFQIRKVLFLYDPETRKSSFDSGNLHVRTLTQIPTAKRKNGIENLLPDHVFEPRFFQNTVMGKGDDKGPVPMLQKTQLAEYLCNAKRDPADFSAFRDALEVIRELLLPVQQEA